The following is a genomic window from Phaseolus vulgaris cultivar G19833 chromosome 6, P. vulgaris v2.0, whole genome shotgun sequence.
TCacctattttatatattaaactaCTTTAAATGTGTATTTTTTACCTGCATGCATGATGCCAACTTTATACTAGTTTTATATgtttcttataataatattaacggTGTGTTGTAGATAAAACATTATGTTCTATTGCTTTGGTGTTAAGAGAAATTAAGTCTTGCAATTTCTTGATTGAAAATTTGGAGGAAAGAGAGAGGAAATTAATGATCAATAGTGACAGGTAAGTTAGTGTTACTGTATTTTCCTTTGGCTTGTGGGATTAGTCATTGCTTTGACATCACATAATTGACACAGAATATTCACATGGAACCCACCAATACCCTATGATCACATATTCAAGATAGAAGATagaagagaaaggaaaagaaaagccACCCACCACTCACTCACATATTCTTTAATCCAATAATAAACTATAATTATAAGTTAGAGAATACTtgcatacacacacacacacacatatatatatatatatatatatatatatatatatatatatatatattttattttttttatttaagtgaaatttttaaaaatattaaatatcttaattttaaagtgaaaaaaggaaattaaaaaaaacatgaaaacaaTTACTTTCTGGTTAATTggttaatgtaaaaataaaaataattaaaacttaccatttttttaaaggatattatatgattaaaatttctcttttatacttttttaatctttataaacTATATATTAATGCTCTCACACTTTGCTATagtacaatattttttttatggaaataaaaacaaagttatTATCGTTAACTTTAATATGATAAATTATTTGAAGTATTTTTTGTCAACATCTAACTAATTTTTGTCTTCAagaataagtatttttttaaacgCTAGTTTACGCAACATTTAAGTGTAGAAGTtcctaaaatattattattttcattatatatagTAGAGTTCCTTTTGTGGTTTATGTCCACAAacctttaatttttcttttacaatataaaatccatcaagaatattaaaatataaatgtatttaaatgaTCACATTTCATTTAATAAaggattaaaataatattatctttaTAAGATGGTAAATCATTCGAAACATGAAAAAGTGATTGGAAATACACATATTTACAATTTTTCAAGTTATACGATCAATACATCTTTCTATACTTATCTACTACTTcaatatttagttttataatataCTTTCAATTCACCCAATTAATTCATCAACTTACATCTAAATTTTctactaattaattttttaggtTTCGATCAATATATCTCCTGGTTTTACTAAACATGTTCAATACACTTAACCATTTTTACCCATTGGAAAGTGATGTTTCCCTATTTTCCTTTGTTTCATTATTTTGGTACGGACAAAGTTTAGTCTTTTGTCACGGATCGTATATGATATGACTTGGACTTAACCTTATCACTATAAGACTCATATGGTCACGGGTTAAAAACCACTATTAATACTTATCCTTGTGACTATGAAATACTTCATGCAATTTCCTTTTCAACaatccaaaagttttgaagaacatGTTGTACTTTGATTTTTCTACTTTTGTTTTACTAGTCTTGGAAGAAAATCGTTTTCATTCACCCCCAAACCCTTTATAAATTAAAACCAAAAATGGTGGCAattttctctcttgtaaagcAATAAAAACATCATGCTTTCTACCCATATTGTTCAAAAAAAGTCATAGGTTTTTGTACTAGTGAAGAAAATTGATAAAGTTTTGGCATAACCATCTTCATGAGATGATAGAGATGGAATAATCTTATAACTCAAAAAGTTTTTCCAATTTTAATATAGACTAAAGAAAATAAAGCAAAAAAGTTTGGtcaattatttaattaacaCGGTGGGGACATGTGAACAAGGGTGAGGATGAAAGAATTGGatcttgctttatttcttatTTGGATCTAGTTTTGATTAAAACACTTCtgtataaaaatatatcaacttgaatttattttaatttagtcatatatttcaaaaaaatgtcAACAACCATTTAGCATTGAACTAATTGTTGGTTTTAGGAGTAGAATAGCAAAATATAACATGAGcaaatatattgaaaaaataGTTAGGCTTCAATTATGAGTGCATGAATAATATCAATTTAGGATACTacctcaaaaaaaaaaatgattaaccAAAAATTAGGTGATATGTAACTATCGCATAATTCATATATAGGTTTACTTAGACGTCTAGCACTTGTGACCCACAAACTTCttcaattatttaaagaaaaaagagtttttttatttatacaaaattaatCTTAATTAAACTCTGGtgtatcatttttttctattttaattctATGTGCAGCTGTACCTAACTAATAATAGAACAAAACACTTTGCAtggatataaataaaatatacccACTAATATAGTACTTCAGAACCAACCAAAGATAAGATTTTGACATTCAAAACATCACTCCAAATACATGCAGCTTCCTTTCAAAGTTATTCTAATTTGCTTCCCATTTTTACACACACTTTGCACCAAATTTTAAGTTACATgtagttaaatatgtttttagtatgtgtaaattgaataaaaatgtaaaatatcgataacaaaactaataataaaaaataaaaaagtatatttattgGAAGCAAATATTTTTCATAGAGATGGATCCAAGCCAATGACTGtatgattaataaaatataaatatgtatgattattaaaaaagattaaaattggGTGCTTTAATTAGTTTCTTAGTCCATAATGATGAAGCTTTCTCTTTTCAAGTATAGCCATAACTAATTTCTGAACCCCATGATTGAACACCTCTAATTGTTTACTTGTAATGCAGATTCCAGAAGAAAGGGATCACTGGAAGTGGTACACAAATATGGGCCATGCTCCCAACAGAATGATGGTGACAGAAAGGTTACACACAGTGATATTCTGAATGTAGACAAAGAAAGGGTAAAATACATTCATTCCAGAATCTCTAAGGAGTTAGGTGGTGGTGATAGTTTGAAGGAATTGGATTCAGCAACCCTACCAGCCAAGTCTGGTAGCCTTATTGGATCAGGAAACTACTTTGTGGTGGTTGGTCTTGGAACACCTAAGAAAGACTTGTCACTCATTTTTGACACTGGTAGTGATCTCACTTGGACTCAGTGTCGACCTTGTGCTCGTTCTTGCTACGACCAACAGGATCCAATCTTTGATCCTTCAAAGTCTTCATCCTATTCCAACATCACATGCACATCTACACTCTGCACTCAACTCTCTTCTGCCACAGGTAAACATTCTTAAATTTCGATCATCTTATGTAActgtttcaaaattttattaccACAACATCATGGTTATGTCTGTTGTATTGTATTCTTTGTAGGAAATAATCCTGGATGTTCTGCTGTTTCAAAGGCATGCATATATGGCATTCAGTATGGTGACCAATCCTTCTCTGTTGGCTACTTCAGTCGTGAGCGTCTCACTGTCACCCCCACCGACGTCATCGACAGCTTCCTCTTTGGCTGTGGTCAGAACAACCAGGGCCTCTTCGGTGGCTCCGCCGGTCTCATCGGCCTCGGCCGCCACCCCATCTCTTTCGTCCAACAAACCGCCTCAAAGTATGGCAAGATCTTCTCCTACTGCCTCCCTTCCACCTCTAGCTCCACCGGCCACCTCACCTTCGGCCGCGCCACCTCCCGCCACCTTCTCTACACCCCCTTCTCCACCATTTCCCGTAGCTCCTCCTTCTATGGTCTCGACATCGCTTCCATCGCTGTCTCTGGTGCCAAACTCTCTCTCACTCCCGCCCTCTTTTCCACTGGCGGCGCCATCATCGACTCCGGCACCGTCATTACACGCCTCCCTCCCACTGCCTACGCCGCTCTCCGCTCCGCCTTCCGCCAGGGCATGTCCAAGTACCCCTCTGCGGCTGAGCTCTCCATACTCGACACGTGTTACGATCTCAGCGCGAATAAGGTGATTTCCATTCCCAAGGTAAATTTTGTGTTTAGTGGCTCTGTCACCGTGGAGTTGCAGCCGCAAGGCATACTCTATGTGGCCAGTGCAAAGCAAGTTTGTTTGGCTTTTGCTGCAAATGGTGATGACAGTGATATCACCATTTTTGGAAACGTGCAACAGAGAACCCTAGAGGTTGTGTATGATCTTGGAGGTGGCAAGATAGGGTTTGGTGCTGGTGGGTGCAAGTGAAAAGACTCTTATTTTTCACTTACATtgcttcaaatttcaaattaggTTCTTCAGATCCAACATTTGGATAACCTGATTAAAAAAAGTGTAAGTTGATATTGTTGGAGTGCAAATCTCTCTTTTCAAcctacatttttaaaaaaaaaattatattaggtTATTCCCATAGAATGTTTCATAGGGTGGATTAACCTAATAAAAAAGTGTGGGTTGATATTGTTGGGgtagaagaagaaaacaaaagtgAAAGTAAGTTAATTATTTAACTAAACATGTTTTGAGCTAGTTAGGGAGAAAGAAATCCTAGTTGGCTCTAGCTTTTATGATTGTTAATTATGATTAGTGTTCTTATAATGATAGAGAAAAGGGAAAACAAAAATAGTGTGGGGATGTTACTCATTGAAGATGCAAAATAATGTGTAACAAGTAGAGGAAAGGAAGGCGTTACATATAGGTCATGGGTAAGGTGAAAAAAAGTGTAAACTTGTTCTTGCTATTAATTAAAAGTTTGTTGAATAAAGAGAAAATGTCCTTTGTTTTGTTATTTAGTTTGATCGTGCTAGAATATAGTTTGAGATAATTAATCTTTAGGAtgctattttttattcttttaattcatATGACAATGTGTATCAATGAAAATATGGAACTTAGTGATAGATATCAATTTCACTCTTTAGAATGATAAGATAAACTTCAGAAAGAACTTAATTGATCAAAATTTAAACAACATATATAACAAGGTTTTTGTTGGttacatttaatttaaattttttaatgaataGTCAGTATTTTACTTTATTCTCTAAAGTGAATAATTTTATAGTCATTTAGAAGTTTCAAAATCCATACcatgtttaatatatatatatatatatatatatatatatatatatataaccctTAATATTGATTATTAGAAGTTTTCAACACCTATCCCATAAAGTTTACCTTGAGGCTTTTagaactcaaaaccaaaccTTAACAAAACATAACTAAAAGTTTAAGAGGGTTAAGAGATGCGTATTGTGCAAAAGCTTTTTTCTTATAACTCACCCACGAGCATAAATGATTGCACATtgtaattaaaagaaataagcGAATCAAATATcatcattaaataaattatttaacccTTTTCcatcatttattatttaatttaattaagaatCCTTTTTAATAAAAGGTTGAATCAAATTCttcaatataaaaatacaataatgtAAACTCTTTTAAGATTCATTCAAGTgccttcattttttttaaaaggaagcAATGTAACTTTTATATGATAAAATTGATGTCATTAGATTTATAAATTATCTATATCattcatatattaaaattgtcaatatttatttattaaggaTTTCAttgctaattaaaaaaaatatgtgtttttAATTAAGACAATTGGTTAAAACTCGTGAAactaataatacatatataatttagaattaaaaagttaattaaacCTTTAGGAAAGATGATGAGGCAAGAGAATAAGAGTTTGCCAAGGCTGGGATTTTAAAGCTTTCCAAAGTTTAATCATTGGACTTTGGATTGCAATATATCGATCTCACGGTTGTTTCTTATTGTACATCCATACTCCTGATACCTTATAGGTCAActgaaaataacatttttttttcttaaaaatttatattttttattataaaatttaaaaatatctttcaaattttataatttaaaatgaatttttttaaggtATTTATGAATCTATCTGAAATACCTTCCGCattctataataaaaatatatattttggattataatcCGTAAGATATTTCTCTTTTTAATTTACAtgttttaaattgtataattcagAAATTGTTTCTGAATTCATAAGTACTTTCTAAATTCTAccatctaaaatatatatattttttttaaaaactacatTTAGGATcaccatttttaaaataaaaaacactaaTATAATAAAGGgtaattttggtattttaagAAGTAAGGGTGCCAGAAGTAGCTATGGacgtgcaggaagaaacaacccaATATCACTTTTGAATTTGGGCCACTACACAGGGATAACTATTGGAACCACAATATAATTACTCAAACCCCACCTctttttataaatgattttgttGATGTTGGACACTTGTATAacacaatataaataaaagtattgaGCTTAGCTTCATCCCAAAATTTTACATCCCCCATGTCTTTTAATTCCACACCACCATCATCATCCTCTCTGCTACATGATAAAAGTCCATATATCTTACCCAGAGAACCCAAATTTGAGTCTCAATACTTTCTCTTTAATAGTTGGAAAACTTAAATTACCATAACGAAGAAGAGAGATTGAAATTTTAGAGAGAAaaaggagaaaataaaaaaataaaaaaaataaaaaggaaagagaagaaCTATAAGGATTGAGGTTACATTAGATTGAATTTAATTGGGGCAAAAAGGGTGACAGAGGAGGAGAGAAAGAAGAAATGGAGAATGAATGTGAATAGTATGAGAGGGGTACTTAGTTTGCTTGACTTTATGGGAGGAGAAAAACAAGAGTAATGACTTGGTTTGCTAAGCTACTCACTCAATGACACATacattatttgaattttccacTGGTTAGCTCCACAGTCGACCCATACTTGCATTTGCATTATGCCCTTCAATCAAATAATTTAGTTATCCCTACGAACTTTATCaaattctaattttaattattttaataataatgtataaagCTTCATGAGATGAATTCATTGTCCATCACAATTTGTGTTGTGGTCCCTAACACAATCAATGCAAAACTGAGATTGAAGAAACGTCTTGAGGGAGATTGTTGTAGGTGTTGTAGCCTTAATCCAATCGGTGCAAAAGAGAGCCTGTGTAGAGGATTAAAGCGCTTGCACTTTGGATAAAAAAGGAGCTGCAATATCAACACTGTAAGGAAATCAGAATGAACAGAAAATGGGTCTTGATGAACCCTAAGTCTAAAGGTGCATAAGAAGAAGATAAGCTGTTAAACAGAAACGAAGGTAaggtgaaaaaaatattatttacttcAGTAAATGTCATGTAATTACAGGGGTACACTTATAGAAAAAGGGGGCCTGGGCCAAAGACATGGGCCAAGGAAAATAAACTAATCCTAACAACCCAAACCAAAATAACTACCTACCTACTTTATCaccccccctcaagctgggagtaaatatttttcattcccAGCTTGGATTTAAGTTGAGTAAACAGAGCTAGTGCAAGAGGTTTTGTGAATATGTCGGCTATTTGTAGAGAAGATGAAATTGGAAGGAGTTTGAGGAGCCCAGTAGTGACCTTTTCTCTGACAATATGACAGTCGATTGCAATGTGCTTGGTACGCTCATGAAAGACTGGATTGGAAGCGATTTGGATAGCAGATTGGTTGTCACAAAAGAGAGTCGCTGGTTGAGTGTATGGAATTCCAAGATTTTGAAGAAGAAAGGTAAGCCATTGTAACTCACAGGTGGTAGTGGCAAGAGCCCTGTACTTAGCCTCGGATGAGCTCTTGGAGATAGTCTGTTGTTTCTTCGATTTCCACGAAATGAGAGACTCTCCCAGAAAAATGGAGAAGCCAGTTACGGATTTTCTGGTGTCAGGACAGGTAGCCCAGTCTGAATCACTGTAGGCACGTAGATGTATGGGGCTGTTGCGGTGAAGGAAGATACCAGAACCCGGATTGCCTTTGAGGTAGTGGAGAACACGAAAAACAGCTTGTTGATGAGCTTTAGTTGGAGATGAGAGAAACTGGCTGAGGTTGTTTACACTGAAAGTGATGTCTGGTCTTGTGTTGGTAAGATAAATAAGTTTGCCAATCAGACGACGATATTGGAAGAGTCTTTCTCAGAAAGGAGAGTGCCTTCAGAAGATTGCAGTCGAGAGGAGTGGATCATTGGAGTAGGCACTGAAGCAGAATCTAACATTCATGTCTCATGGAGAAGATCTAGAACATACTTTCGTTGGCTGAGATGTAAACCACTGCTGTTTCGAGCAACCTCAAGTCCTAGGAAGTACGTGAGATCTCCAAGGTTCTTGATCTTGAATTGTTGATGTAGTGTGGTAGTAATGTGATTGATTTCCTCGATATTGTTTCCAGTAAGTACAAGATCATCAACATAGACAAGGATAGCAGTTAGTTTGTTTGTATCTCGCTTCAAAAAAAGGGAATGATCAGCAGAAGATAAGATATAGTTATGAGAAATGAGAAAAAAGGATAACTTAGCATACCACTATCTTCCAGCTTGGCGAAGTCCATAAAGAGATCGCTAAAGTTTGCAAACATGTTGAGATGTAGGGACAGACAAGCCAGGAGGTGGTTGCATATAAACTTCTTCGTGTAGATCGCCATGTAAAAAGGCGTTGTTGACATCTAGTTGCTTTAAGTACCAGTCATTAGCAGTGGCAACCGCAAGCAAGAGTCGTAAGGTAGTGAGCTTGGCGACAGGAGCGAATGTATCGAGAAAATCAAGACCTTCGAGTTGCGTGTAACCCTTGGCCACTAAGCGTGCCTTGTAGCGATCAAGAGTGCCATCAGATTTGTGTTTGATTTTGTAGACCCATCTACAACCTATTGTTGTTTTCCCTTCGGGAAGAGGAATGAGCTGCCAGGTATGATTGGTAGTAAGAGCATCAAGTTCTTCTTGCATCGCTCGCTGCCAACAGTCGTGCTTGGAGGCCTCATTATAATTGCGAGGCTCCGTGTGTGAGGATATAGAAAGAATAGTGTTTTTAAAAGCAGATGATAAAGTTGAGTAAGAAAGAAACTTGTGAATAGGGTATTTGGAACTTACATTGCTTGCACTTGGTATTTGAGTGTGGAAGTCCTCTAAGTATGTGGGTGGTCTTCGTGGTCTATAAGACCGTCGAGGTGGTGTTCCAGGTATGGTTGGAATCAGAGAATTATCCTCATGTGGAGTAGTATCTTCATGTGGAGCAGTATCCTCACGTAAAACAGTATCCTCAGATGAAGTATTTTCAGATTCAAAAATAAGATCACAATTTGTATCATAATTCGAAGGTATAGGTAAAGACAAACTATTGGGActgttatttttatcattttttgacATATATGGAAAATGATTTTCGTAAAAGACTATGTGCCTTGAGATCTCAATACGATGATATTTTAGATTTAAGAAAATCTATCCCTTTGTATGAGCTGGAAATCCAAGAAAAATGCCATGCACAGACCTATCATCTAACTTTTTTCTAGTGCAGTAAGTGTGCTAGAATAACAGAGGCATCCAAAAACACGTAAATTAGATATATCACAGGGTTTATCATGTAGTTTCTCATATGGAGCAATGTTTTGCAGCAATGGAGTAGGAGTACAGTTAATAAGATAAGTAACATGTTGAACAGCAAAATCCCAAAAAAGAGAAGGTAAATTAGCTTGAAAGATTAAAGCACGAGTGATAATGCATGTTATTTGATGAATAATTCCTTTGGAGGAAAAGAAATCTTTCATAGAAAATTCAGGGCCATTGTCCGTACGAATGATTTTAGCAGTAGTATGAAAATGATTTTCAATGTAGGCAATAAAACTAACAATCTTTTGTCTAACTTCGGATTTTGCATGTAAGAAAAAAATCCAAGTATAACGAGAAAAGTCATCTACAACAGTAAAAAAATATCTGAAACCTTGCATAGAATTTATAGAACAAGGACCCCAAATGTCCATGTGTATAAGATCAAAAACAGCTGCAGTTTTCGAAGTGCTTAAAGTAAAAGGAAGTTTCTTTTGTTTGGCACGATTGCAAATATCACACAAATGTATTTTTTCAGAAGAAATAAAAGGATATTGAGTTCTCAACACACGTAATCTTTCATTAGAAAGATGTCCCAGTCTATAGTGCCACAAATTAAAGTCCTTAGAAATGTTATGAACAGAAGGAACAGTGTTAAGTGTGgcagaaaaaggaaaaatggcAGAATTAAACATGTACAAGCCAGCTTTGGCACTAACTAAACCAATCTTCTCTTGAGTTATGTTGTCCTGTATAATACAGTGGGTAGAGAAAAAGATCAAATGGAAGTTCAAATGCAAACATAGTTTGGAAGTAGAAAtcaaattgaaagaaaattgAGGTACATACAAAACATCTTTAAGaaagaattttttattgaaagtgACAGTTCCAGAATATTCAGCATACATATGATTTCCATTGGGTAAGTTAATAAGAATAGGTTTAATTTTCCTATAAGCAGTAAAAGCTAATAAAACAGTGCATACATGATCTGTTGCTCCAGAGTCAAGAATCCAGaaattttcagttttaattgCAGAATTTAAAATGGTATTACCCGTTGAAGATTGCTAAAAAAACTTTGTGATTTGGATCTGCAGAGAAGGATCCCACTTGATTTATTTGGGCAGCAGCACTGTTGCCATTTTGTTTGAACATCTCAGATAAGATTTGATACTATTGAGTTGTAAAAGGACTGTCTTTGTGTTCCTGCTCTTTTGCACAATGCTCAGAAAAACTATCATCAACAGCAGCAACTATCACATTATTAGCTTGGTTATTTTGACCATTACCATAAAACCTATATCCAGCAGGATAACCATGTTTCCTGTAGCAAGATTCAATGGTATGACCACTTCTATTACAATAGGTACAATGTTTTCTATTTCCACTGTTTTTTAGGGTTCTATTATCTTGACTGGGAAAACCAATTTTTCTAAAACATGTATTCTCAGAATGTCCAAATTTACCACAGAAGGTACAAACAGCAGAAGTATTCACATGTTTAGTGTTAGCACTATTGATATTCGAAACAGAATAACTGCTAGCTAATTCTTGTTGAACCATAAGGGAGAAAATTTTCGTTATAGGGGGAACAGGATCCATCAGCAAGACATGAGATCGAATGTTGTAATATTGATCATTTAGACCCCTAAGAAACTGCATAGCTTGATCCTCACATTTTATTTGACATATGATAGCAGCGGCGACACCAACGGTGTGGCTGGATTTTCGCTAGGATGCAGGTACAGGTAACTTCCGGCTGATGGGGTCGACTGTTCCGTTTGAGTGGAAGTGGAAGGGGTTTTATTTTGTTCTTCCGCCATATCTGTAAGGAAAAACAATGAGGAAAAGGAGAACAGAAAGGCGTGAATCAGGAACCAATTGTGAAAGAAAAAGTGCAAGAACAAGAGATTGAAACAAGAAAATCAGAGTTACACAGCAGAGCTCTACAATCGAAGAGCTCCGATACCATAACACAATCAATGCAAAACTGAGATTGAAGAAATGCCTTGAGGGAGATTGTTGTAGGCATTGTAGCCTTAATCCAATCGGTGCAAAAGAGAACCTGTGTAGAGGATTAAAGCGCTTGCACTTTGGATAAAAAAGGAGCTGCAATATCAACACTGTAAGGAAACCAGAATGAACAGAAAATGGGTCTTGATGAACCCTAAGTCTAAAGGTGCATAAGAAGAAGATAAGTTGTTAAACAGAAACGAAGGTAAggtgaaaaaatattatttacttcAGTAAATGTCATGTAATTATAGGGGTACACTTATAGAAAAAGGGGGCCTGGGCCAAAGACATGGGCcaagaaaaataaactaatcCTAACAACCCAAACCAAAATAACTACCTACCTACTTTATCTGTCCCATCGACCATTCATAGTTGCAATTGATTAGAAAACAGTGTATTCATGTGGGTCCTGTCCCACTTTGTAATTGCCTAACTCCCACTCTCCATGAATTTACAAAATACATGCCTTAAGATAATCACAATAATAAGAAATGGGAATTCCATTGATATTTCCCAAAACTTTTTTTACTCTCTGTTTCCAACCATataaacacacacacatatataactTTCAAAGTTTTGAAAGGACGGAGGGATATTTGAAAAACGAGATGAACTCAAGAGGATTGGGGAAGTCGAAGCTTGTGCGGAGGACGATGGTGTGTTACTAGAGTAGTTCTAAGAAGGTGGTTCCTTCGCACAGAAGGTGTAGCATATCCACTATGGTGGCCATATCTCGACCAGATGAAGGTACCAATACCACGTTTTGGGATTATCCCACGAAACACGTTATATATGAAATAGCTCTATTCCTAGATGAAAGAGTTAACTAGTTGGATTCCTTCTGCCATGGAGAAGAAATTTTTCAATTCTTGAAACAACGGCAGAATTGGTGAGGAGATGGCTAGTAAAAGCACTGGATTGGTTGCACCTTGTCATGAGAAAGAGTTTGCAACCACGTTTTATTTTCCAGATCGGTACAAAGTTTCAAAATCATATccttaaaattttagttttaacgTTTTGTTTTGGGATTTGAATCTTTTTAGATAATAAGGTGTTCAAACTTTTTTGATCTGTATACATCTTGAAATGTTGGCTCAATAAATACTGATgtcattttttcatttattcttttttgCATACATTTAATATACATAAATTGGGATGCTTGGAAGCGTGTGCACTTCTTCTTACTGAAAAACGAAAGAGGATGATCGTCTTGGCTGAGCACGACTCTACTACCACTTGGATGCATTTGTTTCTACAATAAAGAATTTGGAGAAGTCCAAAAAATGTAATGTAGGTATTTTGGATAACTGTATTCTGTAAAAGTTTGTTGGCAAAAATAGAAGCTTCTGGCAGGTCATTTGAAGGAGGTGTTATGGCTATTATAGATGATAGGTGGTTGTACTTTGTCGACTACCTTGTTACGGGTGTGACAATAGATACACATCTATTTGTGTGTACAATTAGATACATGCACTTCGTGGGGCAGGGCAAGATTGGTTGTTTGTATTACCACATTGTCAATTGCATGGTCCGGATGATTGCAAGACACAACCTTTTGTGTCTCGTTACACTGACTCCAATGAATATAATTGTTAAGCTCTAACAACATCATTAATTACTACATTTCAATTTTGGTCCTCTTTGTGATCTCTTATATGCACACCTAGCATTCTACACTTGCCAAATTTTCGTGACATTGCCTTTATTGTACCCTCTCAAAGTATGTAATATGTTTGTTGGCTTCACTAATTAGTGGcctttcactcatcttggtggctaccacactccaagtggcgtgaaccaCTCTCACAACCACTCCATAAGCTACTCTTCTTCAACTTTTTTCaattcatttccatttcatatATGTCTTTCTCTTGAATTCTTGCTTTTGATTTTGCTTTGATTATATGCTTATGATTTATTATTTGGTTCGGCCATGACCACTATTGATGTTTatcttattgttatttttattgcaCATTGCATTCCATCTATCACTTTGTATTGATTTTCATCTTTGtctttgtgaagtgaaccttcacacttacttaaccatttaGTTAAGTTCATGTCCAGTGGAAATCTTTCTTAGGTTTTCACCATAAATTGCTAAAATCCCaactctaagtaaagtgtcaccataaaatgaaaccatctaaaaatcaactcatatcatgtggtTATCAGAGTTTAGGTTCTTGAGCTTATTTTGCT
Proteins encoded in this region:
- the LOC137831265 gene encoding aspartyl protease family protein At5g10770-like, translated to MAIQMSSLLFSSVTVFFFFFSSLEKTFAFQATIEDAESNNLHLVHLNSLLPSSSCSSSTKDSRRKGSLEVVHKYGPCSQQNDGDRKVTHSDILNVDKERVKYIHSRISKELGGGDSLKELDSATLPAKSGSLIGSGNYFVVVGLGTPKKDLSLIFDTGSDLTWTQCRPCARSCYDQQDPIFDPSKSSSYSNITCTSTLCTQLSSATGNNPGCSAVSKACIYGIQYGDQSFSVGYFSRERLTVTPTDVIDSFLFGCGQNNQGLFGGSAGLIGLGRHPISFVQQTASKYGKIFSYCLPSTSSSTGHLTFGRATSRHLLYTPFSTISRSSSFYGLDIASIAVSGAKLSLTPALFSTGGAIIDSGTVITRLPPTAYAALRSAFRQGMSKYPSAAELSILDTCYDLSANKVISIPKVNFVFSGSVTVELQPQGILYVASAKQVCLAFAANGDDSDITIFGNVQQRTLEVVYDLGGGKIGFGAGGCK